In Actinomyces weissii, a genomic segment contains:
- a CDS encoding tyrosine recombinase XerC, which yields MRAVRGHSEHTVRAYLGDLAELLDFLGVGAEPTEPVRAALRSLDLADLRAWLAQQAGSGAARASVARRSAATRTFSTWAHRQGLLDTDVAARLHSPRPDNRLPAVLSAAQARTLLAGAEQAVQEAQQTMSGNGAGASPRGAAAGAGAHRIALAVRDLALLELLYATAVRVSELTGLDTADLDRRGRTIRVLGKGGKERVVPYGLPASRALEHYLRHRPTLLGASHSEDARRALFLGARGGRLDPRAVRSVVHQAAARAGVPDLGPHGLRHSAATHVLGGGADLRTVQEMLGHSSLATTQRYTHVTPERLRSVYEQAFPRA from the coding sequence CTGCGGGCAGTGCGGGGGCACTCCGAGCACACCGTGCGCGCCTACCTGGGGGACCTGGCCGAGCTGCTGGACTTCCTGGGGGTCGGGGCCGAGCCGACCGAGCCCGTGCGGGCCGCCCTGCGGAGCCTGGACCTGGCCGACCTGCGTGCCTGGTTGGCCCAGCAGGCTGGCAGCGGGGCCGCCCGCGCCTCCGTCGCCCGCCGCAGCGCCGCCACCCGCACCTTCTCCACCTGGGCCCACCGCCAAGGGCTGCTGGACACGGACGTGGCGGCGCGCCTGCACAGCCCCCGCCCGGACAACCGCCTGCCCGCAGTGCTCTCAGCCGCCCAGGCGCGCACGCTCCTGGCCGGTGCCGAGCAGGCGGTTCAGGAGGCACAGCAGACCATGTCGGGAAACGGGGCGGGCGCCTCTCCAAGGGGGGCAGCTGCTGGAGCAGGCGCCCACCGGATCGCCCTGGCGGTGCGCGACCTGGCCCTGCTGGAGCTGCTCTACGCCACCGCGGTGCGCGTCTCAGAGCTCACGGGACTGGACACTGCCGACCTGGACCGCCGTGGGCGCACCATCCGGGTGCTGGGCAAGGGTGGCAAGGAGCGCGTGGTGCCCTACGGCCTGCCAGCCTCCCGAGCGCTGGAGCACTACCTGCGGCACCGTCCGACGCTGCTGGGGGCCAGTCACTCGGAAGATGCGCGCCGCGCCTTGTTCCTGGGGGCCCGGGGTGGACGCCTGGACCCACGTGCAGTGCGCTCCGTGGTGCACCAGGCCGCCGCGCGGGCCGGGGTGCCGGACCTGGGGCCGCACGGACTGCGGCACAGCGCCGCCACCCACGTGCTCGGTGGGGGAGCGGACCTGCGCACGGTGCAGGAGATGCTGGGGCACTCCTCCCTGGCCACCACGCAGCGCTACACCCACGTGACGCCGGAACGGCTGCGCAGCGTCTACGAGCAGGCCTTTCCCCGCGCCTAG
- the dprA gene encoding DNA-processing protein DprA: MGVERRVVFDTTHPVLARAAWSRLAEPTDAAATALLAALGPVAGLEWLLEQALDADGRVRATPAPPLPGPATSRSRAAWAQAAGRWAPRLRGLDPARDLGLLERLGGSLVVPGDPWWPPGLDELEAPPVCLWVRGDPALLVSRADSGTSPAAPVVRSRETLVPPGPGSGHAVALVGARAATAYGEQVAAQLASDLAARGCVVVSGGAFGVDAAAHRGALGTGRTVSVSAGGVDRLYPAGNARVLERIAAEGALVAEVPPGCAPARHRFLTRNRLIAALTGACVVVEAAWRSGALSTAHHAQELGRPLGAVPGPVTSMSSVGCHRLLRAGATCVTDAEEVLELVTPVGALDPDQAKEAAAKGQQPGLLDGLSPQCAAVMDALPARGAADLARLARVAGEDEAAVSAALGILELEGRVQREGNRWRRSRVLA; the protein is encoded by the coding sequence ATGGGGGTTGAGCGGCGGGTCGTCTTCGACACCACCCATCCGGTGCTGGCCCGGGCCGCCTGGAGCCGGCTGGCCGAGCCCACGGACGCGGCCGCCACCGCCTTGCTGGCCGCCCTGGGGCCGGTGGCGGGCCTGGAGTGGCTGCTGGAGCAGGCGCTTGACGCCGACGGGCGCGTGCGCGCCACGCCTGCCCCGCCCCTGCCCGGCCCAGCCACGTCGCGGTCACGCGCAGCCTGGGCGCAGGCGGCTGGTCGCTGGGCTCCTCGGCTGCGGGGCCTGGACCCCGCCCGCGACCTGGGGCTGCTGGAACGACTGGGAGGCAGCCTGGTGGTGCCTGGAGACCCCTGGTGGCCCCCGGGGCTGGACGAGCTGGAGGCGCCTCCGGTCTGCCTGTGGGTGCGGGGGGACCCGGCCCTGCTGGTCTCCAGGGCGGACAGTGGCACCAGCCCGGCGGCGCCGGTGGTGCGCAGCCGGGAGACGCTGGTGCCCCCAGGGCCGGGCAGCGGGCACGCCGTCGCATTGGTGGGGGCCCGCGCGGCCACAGCCTATGGGGAGCAGGTGGCGGCGCAGCTGGCGTCCGACCTGGCGGCGCGCGGCTGCGTGGTGGTCTCCGGCGGGGCCTTCGGGGTGGACGCCGCCGCCCACCGGGGCGCGCTGGGCACGGGGCGGACCGTGTCGGTTTCCGCCGGGGGAGTGGACCGGCTCTACCCGGCGGGCAACGCGCGGGTGCTGGAGCGGATCGCCGCCGAGGGCGCCCTGGTGGCTGAGGTGCCTCCCGGCTGCGCCCCCGCCCGGCACCGTTTCCTGACCCGTAACCGGCTGATAGCCGCGCTCACCGGGGCCTGCGTAGTGGTGGAGGCCGCCTGGCGCTCTGGGGCCCTGTCCACCGCCCACCACGCCCAGGAGCTGGGGCGACCCCTGGGGGCTGTGCCCGGGCCGGTGACCTCCATGAGCTCGGTGGGCTGCCACCGGCTGCTGCGGGCCGGGGCTACCTGCGTGACGGACGCGGAGGAGGTGCTGGAGCTGGTGACGCCGGTCGGCGCCCTAGACCCGGACCAGGCCAAGGAGGCGGCTGCGAAGGGCCAGCAGCCGGGCCTGCTCGACGGCCTGTCCCCGCAGTGCGCCGCCGTCATGGACGCCCTGCCTGCGCGAGGTGCTGCCGATCTGGCGCGCCTGGCCCGGGTGGCCGGGGAGGACGAGGCAGCGGTGAGCGCTGCCCTAGGCATCCTGGAGCTCGAGGGGCGCGTGCAGCGGGAAGGTAACCGGTGGCGCCGCAGCCGGGTGCTCGCGTAG
- a CDS encoding YifB family Mg chelatase-like AAA ATPase codes for MALGRTRAVALTGLEGHLVDVEAHAVSGLPGFTLVGLPDAALRESKERVRAALSSCGVAWGEHRVTINLFPADLRKTGTGFDLSLALAVLGALGVIPPGGASRLAQVMLVGELGLDGSVHPVRGVLPAVAAAVAAGLEQVVVAAGCEAEARLVRGAQVRGVRHVGELVLEYGGRLKEPVRRALEQLLETGAPAVRARAVAPETPQVPDLREVVGQAQARRALEVAAAGGHHLLLVGPPGAGKTMLAERLPGILPPLEHEDAVTVTSIHSLAGSFNPDQGLLTAPPLRAPHHTATRAAVVGGGSGTPRPGDVSLAHRGVLFLDEAPEFSSGVLDCLRQPLESGTVTIDRVAGRATYPAAFQLVMAANPCPCGKASGRGLECTCTSLQRRRYFSRLSGPLLDRLDIQVEVGPVQAADLVGLEPSEPSAVVAERVRAARERTARRLAGTPWRLNAQVPGSWLRGPDSGTDPRLVSRLMEALERGVLSLRGVDRVLRLAWTLADLAGQRTPGATELGAALSLRTRGGGYGG; via the coding sequence ATGGCGCTGGGACGCACCCGGGCGGTAGCCCTGACCGGCCTTGAGGGCCACCTGGTGGACGTGGAGGCGCACGCCGTGTCCGGCCTGCCGGGCTTCACCCTGGTGGGGCTGCCGGACGCCGCCCTGCGGGAGTCCAAGGAACGGGTAAGGGCCGCCCTGAGCAGCTGCGGCGTCGCCTGGGGAGAGCACCGGGTGACGATCAACCTGTTCCCGGCGGACCTGCGCAAGACCGGCACCGGCTTCGACCTGTCCCTGGCGCTGGCGGTGCTGGGGGCCTTGGGCGTCATCCCGCCTGGCGGGGCCTCCCGCCTGGCCCAGGTGATGCTGGTGGGTGAGCTGGGCCTGGACGGCAGCGTCCACCCGGTGCGCGGGGTGCTGCCTGCCGTGGCGGCCGCCGTCGCGGCGGGCCTGGAGCAGGTGGTGGTCGCCGCAGGTTGCGAGGCAGAGGCGCGGCTGGTCCGTGGGGCGCAGGTGCGGGGCGTCAGGCACGTGGGCGAGCTGGTGCTGGAGTACGGCGGCAGGCTCAAGGAGCCGGTGCGCCGGGCCCTGGAGCAGCTGCTGGAGACGGGTGCACCGGCCGTGCGTGCCCGGGCGGTGGCCCCTGAGACCCCGCAGGTGCCTGACCTGCGCGAGGTGGTGGGGCAGGCGCAGGCCCGCCGGGCCCTGGAGGTCGCAGCCGCAGGCGGGCACCACCTGCTGCTGGTCGGCCCACCCGGTGCGGGCAAGACCATGCTCGCGGAGCGGCTGCCAGGCATCCTGCCGCCCCTGGAGCACGAGGACGCCGTCACCGTCACCTCCATCCACTCCCTGGCGGGCAGCTTCAACCCCGACCAGGGCCTGCTGACGGCCCCGCCCCTGCGGGCGCCCCATCACACTGCCACCCGGGCGGCGGTGGTGGGTGGCGGCTCGGGCACGCCCCGCCCCGGGGACGTCTCCCTGGCGCACCGGGGCGTGCTGTTCCTGGACGAGGCCCCAGAGTTCAGCTCCGGGGTGCTGGACTGCCTGCGCCAGCCGCTGGAGTCCGGGACCGTGACCATAGACCGGGTGGCCGGGCGGGCCACCTACCCGGCCGCCTTCCAGCTGGTCATGGCCGCCAACCCCTGCCCCTGCGGCAAGGCGAGCGGGCGGGGCCTGGAGTGCACCTGCACCTCCTTACAAAGACGCCGCTACTTCTCTCGCCTGTCCGGGCCCCTGCTGGACCGCCTGGATATCCAGGTGGAGGTCGGGCCGGTGCAGGCCGCCGACCTGGTGGGCCTGGAGCCCAGTGAGCCCAGTGCGGTGGTGGCGGAGAGGGTCCGGGCGGCCCGGGAGCGGACCGCCCGCCGTCTGGCTGGTACGCCGTGGCGGCTCAACGCCCAGGTGCCCGGCTCCTGGCTGCGCGGACCGGACTCAGGCACTGACCCGCGCCTGGTGTCCCGCCTGATGGAGGCCCTGGAGCGGGGCGTGCTCTCCCTGCGCGGGGTGGACCGGGTGCTGCGCCTGGCCTGGACCCTGGCCGACCTGGCCGGGCAGAGGACCCCAGGCGCCACCGAGCTGGGGGCGGCTCTGTCCCTGCGCACCAGGGGAGGTGGCTATGGGGGTTGA
- a CDS encoding YraN family protein, with protein MNTTSCPVTAGSRPASPPAGAPSAAASRRAELGRQGEELAAAHLRAQGWRLLDRNWRPGPGHDGQPPLRGELDLVAVDPDGALVAVEVKTRRSERYGPPAAAVGHGKLRRLRLLATAWAHGHDTGSHSGLRLDVVSVLLPPDGPAVLRHHRGVGL; from the coding sequence GTGAACACAACGTCATGCCCAGTAACAGCTGGTAGCCGCCCCGCCAGCCCTCCCGCCGGAGCACCCTCAGCGGCAGCCAGCCGACGCGCCGAGCTGGGGCGCCAGGGGGAGGAGCTGGCCGCCGCCCACCTGCGCGCACAGGGCTGGCGGCTGCTGGACCGCAACTGGCGGCCCGGACCTGGTCATGACGGGCAGCCTCCGCTGCGCGGCGAGCTGGACCTGGTAGCGGTAGACCCCGACGGCGCCCTGGTGGCTGTGGAGGTCAAGACCCGCCGTTCAGAGCGCTACGGTCCCCCGGCGGCCGCCGTCGGCCACGGCAAGCTGCGGCGCCTGCGGCTGCTGGCCACCGCCTGGGCCCACGGACACGACACCGGCAGCCACAGCGGGCTGCGGCTGGACGTGGTCTCCGTGCTGCTGCCGCCCGACGGCCCCGCCGTGCTGCGCCACCACCGGGGAGTGGGGCTCTGA
- a CDS encoding DUF2469 domain-containing protein: MGAEDLEKYENDLELELYREYRDVVSLFSYVVETERRFYLANSVDVQVRTNGGEVFFELALEDAWVWDIYRASRFVKSVHVVTFKDVNVEELTKPEIEIP, encoded by the coding sequence GTGGGAGCAGAAGACCTGGAGAAGTACGAGAACGACCTGGAGCTGGAGCTCTACCGCGAGTACCGGGACGTGGTCTCCCTGTTCTCCTACGTGGTGGAGACCGAGCGGCGCTTCTACCTGGCCAACTCCGTGGACGTGCAGGTGCGCACCAACGGTGGTGAGGTCTTCTTCGAGCTGGCGCTGGAGGACGCCTGGGTGTGGGACATCTACCGGGCCTCTCGGTTCGTGAAGTCCGTGCACGTGGTGACCTTCAAGGACGTCAACGTGGAGGAGCTGACCAAGCCGGAGATCGAGATCCCCTGA
- a CDS encoding ribonuclease HII, with translation MSPAVRPDRQLEKALLASHQLVAGMDEVGRGSLAGPVTVGLAVVGRHTPDLFPVGLADSKQLTARRRQALVPACREWLTDYAVAHASPAEIDALGIVGALRLAGIRALSQVAARGNRPTVVVLDGTANWLAAPPPDLLTLADDDALPGHPFPDGSWPLVRMEVKGDARCAVVAAASVLAKVERDRLMETLEDPGYGWASNKGYASQAHREALARLGASAQHRRSWRLPGLSG, from the coding sequence ATGAGCCCAGCGGTCAGGCCTGACCGGCAGTTGGAGAAGGCGCTGCTGGCGAGCCACCAGCTGGTCGCGGGTATGGACGAGGTCGGCCGCGGCTCCCTGGCTGGCCCGGTCACGGTCGGTCTGGCGGTGGTTGGCCGCCACACCCCGGACCTGTTCCCGGTAGGCCTGGCGGACTCCAAGCAGCTTACGGCCCGACGGCGTCAGGCGCTGGTGCCCGCCTGCCGTGAGTGGCTGACCGACTACGCCGTTGCCCACGCCAGCCCTGCGGAGATAGACGCGCTGGGCATCGTGGGGGCGCTGCGGCTGGCCGGGATACGGGCGCTCAGCCAGGTCGCGGCTCGCGGCAACCGGCCCACGGTGGTGGTCCTGGACGGCACCGCCAACTGGTTGGCCGCCCCGCCCCCGGACCTGCTGACCCTGGCTGACGACGACGCCCTGCCTGGCCACCCTTTTCCGGACGGCTCCTGGCCGCTGGTGCGCATGGAGGTCAAGGGGGACGCCCGCTGCGCCGTGGTGGCGGCGGCCTCGGTGCTGGCCAAGGTGGAGCGGGACCGGCTCATGGAGACCCTGGAGGACCCGGGCTACGGCTGGGCCAGCAACAAGGGGTATGCCTCACAGGCTCACCGGGAGGCCCTGGCCCGCCTGGGGGCCTCCGCGCAGCACCGCCGTTCCTGGCGGCTGCCCGGCCTGAGCGGCTGA
- the lepB gene encoding signal peptidase I, translating into MSRDPYQADDPQTSLQDLAEEELPPSIPPREPQEDEEPEEHKAHGSTLLVVVVMLVLMALFKSFVVQTYEIPSSSMENTLAVGDRVAVTMYNASDIERGDIVVFVDPGGWLAGYEEPTGARKVLRDVLEFTRLLPPHSGHHLIKRVIGMPGDRVVSDGKGSLSVNGVELSEGYVKAGVSPSDIAFDVTVPAGYVWLMGDNRSNSMDSRMHQDDPNQGFVPLDNVVGVARYLFLPVKHWAVLDQEGSVFRRVPEPTSLPSQLAPAQSSPQPTS; encoded by the coding sequence GTGTCGAGGGACCCGTACCAGGCTGACGACCCACAGACCTCCCTCCAGGACCTGGCGGAGGAGGAGCTACCGCCCTCTATCCCGCCCCGGGAGCCGCAGGAGGACGAGGAGCCGGAGGAGCACAAGGCCCACGGGTCCACCCTGCTGGTGGTCGTGGTCATGCTGGTGCTCATGGCCCTGTTCAAGAGCTTCGTGGTGCAGACCTACGAGATCCCCTCCTCCTCCATGGAGAACACCCTGGCGGTGGGCGACCGGGTGGCGGTGACCATGTACAACGCCAGCGACATCGAGCGCGGGGACATCGTGGTCTTCGTGGACCCTGGCGGCTGGCTGGCGGGCTACGAGGAACCGACCGGCGCCCGCAAGGTCCTGCGTGACGTGCTCGAGTTCACCCGGCTCCTGCCTCCCCACTCCGGCCACCACCTCATCAAACGGGTGATCGGTATGCCCGGCGACCGCGTGGTCTCCGACGGCAAGGGCTCCCTGAGCGTCAACGGGGTGGAGCTCTCCGAGGGCTACGTGAAGGCCGGGGTGTCGCCCTCGGACATCGCCTTCGACGTCACGGTCCCTGCGGGCTACGTGTGGCTCATGGGCGACAACCGTTCCAACTCCATGGACTCCCGGATGCACCAGGACGACCCTAACCAGGGCTTCGTGCCGCTGGACAACGTGGTCGGGGTGGCCCGCTACCTGTTCCTGCCGGTCAAGCACTGGGCGGTGCTGGACCAGGAGGGGAGCGTGTTCCGGCGCGTGCCTGAGCCCACCAGCCTGCCGAGCCAGCTGGCGCCCGCCCAGAGCAGCCCCCAGCCCACCAGCTGA
- the rplS gene encoding 50S ribosomal protein L19, with protein MNLIDEINAASLRDDIPSFRPGDTLKVHVKVVEGNRSRVQVFQGVVIARQGGGISETFTIRKISFGCGVERTFPLHTPSIEKIEVVTRGDVRRAKLYYLRKLRGKAAKIKELRED; from the coding sequence ATGAACCTGATCGACGAGATCAACGCCGCGTCGCTGCGCGACGACATCCCCTCCTTCCGCCCCGGCGACACCCTCAAGGTGCACGTCAAGGTCGTGGAGGGTAACCGCTCCCGTGTCCAGGTCTTCCAGGGGGTCGTCATCGCCCGTCAGGGTGGTGGGATCTCGGAGACCTTCACGATCCGCAAGATCTCCTTCGGGTGCGGCGTCGAGCGTACCTTCCCGCTGCACACGCCCTCGATCGAGAAGATCGAGGTGGTCACCCGTGGTGACGTGCGCCGCGCGAAGCTGTACTACCTGCGCAAGCTGCGCGGCAAGGCTGCGAAGATCAAGGAGCTGCGCGAGGACTGA
- the trmD gene encoding tRNA (guanosine(37)-N1)-methyltransferase TrmD — protein MRLDVVTIFPDYLRVLDLSLIGKAAATGLIDLRVHDLRDWTQDRHRTVDGTPVGGGAGMVMRADVWGQALDAVLAPDAATAVADASGGGAAVAADAVGRRVLVVPTPAGEVFTQRTAEDLARADQIVFACGRYEGIDARVAEHYRRSGLEVRELSIGDYVLNGGEVATLVMVEAIARLRPGVLGNPESVEEESHSVAGLLEYPVYTRPIAWRGLDLAATEAPLLSGDHARVARHRRDQSLTRTAARRPDLVAALDPARLDREDRAVLARCGWAVPPGSPHPVPLRLRPATAADLPELTRLAARTFPDACPPGLEPARISAHTAQALSPERFAAWLTDPRAHLTVATLPQGLAASGPQQVGPGTGPGRAAGGQATGGGDSAPAGGEPSAPEAAAPEAACAVELAESAAPLAAGALVGYSLVLLGQPGAPGGGPEGLDPLPDCLRPQGAEPVAELSKLYLDPRLRGSGLGPALLEQAVEAACTAGARRLWLGTHTGNRRAQKAYKRAGFRRAGTRVYDVGGQRCHDVVMVLELSAATAVR, from the coding sequence CTGCGCCTGGACGTGGTGACCATCTTCCCTGACTACCTGCGCGTGCTCGACCTGTCCCTGATCGGCAAGGCCGCCGCCACCGGGCTGATAGACCTGCGGGTGCACGACCTGCGGGACTGGACGCAGGACCGTCACCGCACCGTGGACGGCACCCCGGTGGGCGGCGGGGCGGGCATGGTCATGCGTGCCGACGTGTGGGGGCAGGCCCTGGACGCCGTGCTGGCCCCCGACGCCGCCACGGCTGTTGCGGACGCCAGCGGGGGAGGTGCTGCCGTGGCTGCCGACGCCGTCGGCCGCCGCGTGCTGGTGGTGCCCACCCCTGCCGGGGAGGTCTTCACCCAGCGCACCGCCGAGGACCTCGCCCGCGCCGACCAGATCGTCTTCGCCTGCGGGCGCTACGAGGGCATTGACGCCCGCGTGGCCGAGCACTACCGCCGCAGCGGCCTAGAGGTGCGTGAGCTGTCGATCGGCGACTACGTGCTCAACGGCGGGGAGGTGGCCACCCTGGTGATGGTCGAGGCCATCGCCCGCCTGCGCCCCGGCGTGCTGGGCAACCCCGAGTCGGTGGAGGAGGAGTCCCACTCCGTCGCCGGGCTGCTGGAGTACCCCGTCTACACCCGCCCGATCGCTTGGCGCGGCCTGGACCTGGCCGCCACCGAGGCCCCCCTGCTCTCCGGGGACCACGCCCGTGTGGCCCGCCACCGGCGCGACCAGTCCCTGACCCGCACCGCCGCGCGCCGCCCGGACCTGGTGGCCGCCCTGGACCCGGCCCGGCTGGACCGGGAGGACCGGGCGGTGCTGGCCCGCTGCGGCTGGGCCGTGCCCCCCGGCAGCCCCCACCCGGTCCCGCTGCGGCTGCGCCCGGCCACCGCCGCGGACTTGCCCGAGCTGACCCGGCTGGCGGCACGCACCTTCCCCGACGCCTGCCCGCCCGGGCTGGAGCCCGCCAGGATCAGCGCCCACACGGCCCAGGCCCTGAGCCCAGAGCGCTTCGCCGCCTGGCTGACGGACCCCCGCGCCCATCTGACGGTGGCCACACTCCCGCAGGGACTGGCCGCCTCCGGCCCCCAGCAGGTTGGCCCTGGTACCGGCCCGGGGAGGGCCGCAGGTGGGCAGGCCACCGGTGGGGGAGACAGCGCCCCGGCCGGTGGGGAACCGTCCGCGCCGGAGGCTGCCGCACCAGAAGCGGCCTGCGCCGTCGAGCTTGCCGAGTCCGCCGCACCCCTGGCGGCAGGGGCTCTGGTCGGCTACAGCCTGGTCCTGCTGGGGCAGCCAGGGGCGCCTGGGGGTGGGCCAGAGGGGCTGGACCCGCTCCCCGACTGCCTGCGCCCGCAGGGTGCGGAGCCGGTGGCGGAGCTGTCCAAGCTGTACCTGGACCCCCGGCTGCGCGGCTCGGGCCTGGGCCCGGCGCTCCTGGAGCAGGCGGTGGAGGCCGCCTGCACCGCCGGGGCGCGTCGTCTCTGGCTGGGCACCCACACCGGCAACCGCCGCGCCCAGAAGGCCTACAAGCGGGCCGGTTTCAGACGGGCCGGTACCCGCGTCTACGACGTCGGTGGGCAGCGGTGCCACGACGTCGTCATGGTCCTGGAGCTGTCTGCCGCCACCGCCGTGAGGTGA
- the rimM gene encoding ribosome maturation factor RimM (Essential for efficient processing of 16S rRNA): MLLNVAVIGPAHALKGEVRLELRTDDPQGRLAPGTVLPVQAPRGQDAPQELTVTRLRHDGARWFATFAEAPDRTSAEALRGLRLLVETDTEEPAEEDAWYAHELTGLKAHLLEPGDGADGGVAAGRLLGEVTGVEPGVAQDRLLVRTPDGQQVEVPFVAQLVPVVDPEAGIVLLDPPGGLFPGLGGAEEVRP; this comes from the coding sequence GTGTTGCTGAACGTCGCCGTCATCGGTCCTGCCCACGCGCTCAAGGGCGAGGTGCGCCTGGAGCTGCGCACTGACGACCCGCAGGGGCGGCTGGCTCCGGGCACGGTCCTGCCCGTGCAGGCGCCGCGCGGCCAGGACGCCCCCCAGGAGCTGACCGTCACCCGCCTGCGTCACGACGGCGCCCGCTGGTTCGCTACCTTCGCCGAGGCCCCCGACCGCACCAGTGCGGAGGCCTTGCGCGGCCTGCGACTGCTGGTGGAGACGGACACGGAGGAGCCCGCTGAGGAGGACGCCTGGTACGCCCACGAGCTCACCGGGCTCAAGGCCCACCTGCTGGAACCAGGTGATGGGGCCGACGGCGGGGTCGCGGCAGGCAGGCTGCTGGGGGAGGTCACCGGCGTGGAGCCGGGGGTGGCGCAGGACCGGCTGCTGGTGCGCACCCCCGACGGCCAGCAGGTGGAGGTGCCTTTCGTGGCCCAGCTGGTGCCTGTGGTAGACCCGGAGGCCGGGATCGTGCTGCTGGACCCGCCGGGCGGCCTGTTCCCGGGGCTGGGCGGGGCCGAGGAGGTACGCCCGTGA
- a CDS encoding RNA-binding protein, which yields MLADALEHLVRGIVDNPDDVTVTSRSLRRGDLLEVRVNPEDLGRVIGRSGRTARCLRTVVNALADSPVRVDVVDTDRR from the coding sequence ATGCTCGCTGACGCGCTCGAGCACCTCGTGCGGGGCATCGTCGACAACCCCGACGACGTCACCGTCACCTCCCGGTCGCTGCGCCGCGGCGACCTGCTTGAGGTGCGGGTGAACCCCGAGGACCTCGGACGTGTCATCGGTCGTTCTGGGCGCACCGCGCGGTGCCTGCGCACCGTCGTCAACGCCCTGGCAGACAGCCCGGTACGGGTCGACGTGGTTGACACCGACCGGCGCTGA
- the rpsP gene encoding 30S ribosomal protein S16: MAVKIRLKRMGKKFQPFYRVVVLDSRKRRDGRVIEEIGIYDPMQEPSLIRIDPERAQYWLGVGAQPSDTVFNLLKITGIYQAFKGLKVPEGKLKVKEGDAASAAQAAIKAAAADAEKRKAAASEAKAKAEKEAAEAAAAEAKAAEEAAEAPAEEA; the protein is encoded by the coding sequence GTGGCAGTCAAGATTCGCCTCAAGCGCATGGGCAAGAAGTTCCAGCCGTTCTACCGCGTCGTCGTGCTCGACAGCCGTAAGCGCCGGGACGGCCGCGTCATCGAGGAGATCGGTATCTACGACCCGATGCAGGAGCCCTCGCTCATCCGCATCGACCCGGAGCGCGCTCAGTACTGGCTCGGCGTCGGCGCCCAGCCTTCTGACACCGTCTTCAACCTGCTCAAGATCACGGGCATCTACCAGGCCTTCAAGGGCCTGAAGGTGCCTGAGGGCAAGCTGAAGGTCAAGGAGGGCGACGCCGCCTCCGCCGCCCAGGCCGCCATCAAGGCTGCCGCCGCGGACGCGGAGAAGCGCAAGGCCGCCGCCTCTGAGGCCAAGGCCAAGGCTGAGAAGGAGGCCGCTGAGGCGGCTGCCGCCGAGGCCAAGGCTGCGGAGGAGGCCGCTGAGGCCCCCGCCGAGGAGGCCTGA
- a CDS encoding ABC transporter ATP-binding protein → MSTYTPAVPPAATSPSTGSRARQDAAPSRSRPLASPWAATVPAPATTPAIAVSQLTKTFGQLVAVDHLDLRLEAGEVLAFLGPNGAGKSTTIDVILNFSRPSSGSVQVLGTTPAEAVAQGRVGAVLQTGSLLPDYTVRQVLDVVASLQRRTPDVQAVIEQANLVGLLKRKVGKCSGGELQRLRLALALLPQPELLVLDEPTAGMDPTARAAFWQTMRHQTAQGRSILFATHYLQEAADYADRILIIHQGRLVACGSVDEVRALGEGTTVTATWAGLSGEAELRRALAPAAASLLGVKVLGDHLEVRTSASDDVARLLLTQTPASHLGVSALSLEEVFSELVSPEATSPA, encoded by the coding sequence ATGAGCACCTACACCCCTGCGGTACCCCCTGCCGCCACCTCCCCCTCCACCGGCTCCCGGGCTCGCCAGGACGCCGCCCCCAGCCGCTCCCGCCCCCTGGCCAGCCCCTGGGCCGCCACAGTCCCCGCCCCTGCCACCACCCCGGCCATCGCCGTCAGCCAGCTGACCAAGACCTTCGGGCAGCTGGTGGCCGTGGACCACCTGGACCTGCGGCTGGAAGCCGGTGAGGTGCTGGCCTTCCTGGGCCCCAACGGCGCCGGGAAGTCCACCACCATCGACGTCATCCTCAACTTCAGCCGTCCCAGCTCCGGCAGCGTGCAGGTGCTCGGCACCACCCCCGCCGAGGCCGTCGCCCAGGGCCGGGTGGGCGCCGTCCTGCAGACCGGCTCCCTGCTGCCGGACTACACCGTGCGCCAGGTCCTCGACGTCGTCGCCTCCCTGCAGCGCCGCACCCCGGACGTGCAGGCCGTGATCGAGCAGGCCAACCTGGTCGGGCTCCTCAAGCGCAAGGTCGGCAAGTGCTCCGGCGGCGAGCTGCAGCGCCTGCGCCTGGCCCTGGCACTGCTGCCCCAGCCAGAGCTGCTGGTGCTCGACGAGCCCACCGCCGGGATGGACCCGACCGCCCGCGCCGCCTTCTGGCAGACCATGCGCCACCAGACCGCCCAGGGCCGCTCCATCCTCTTCGCCACCCACTACCTGCAGGAGGCCGCCGACTACGCCGACCGCATCCTCATCATCCACCAGGGACGGCTGGTGGCCTGCGGCTCGGTGGACGAGGTGCGCGCCCTGGGTGAGGGCACCACCGTCACCGCCACCTGGGCGGGCCTGAGCGGGGAGGCCGAGCTGCGCCGCGCCCTGGCCCCGGCCGCCGCCAGCCTGCTCGGCGTCAAGGTGCTCGGAGACCACCTGGAGGTGCGCACCTCCGCCTCCGACGACGTCGCCCGGCTCCTGCTCACCCAGACCCCCGCCAGCCACCTGGGCGTGAGCGCCCTGAGCCTGGAGGAGGTGTTCTCCGAGCTGGTCTCCCCCGAGGCGACCAGCCCAGCGTAG